The following DNA comes from Microcoleus sp. bin38.metabat.b11b12b14.051.
GGAAAACAAATTTGATGTTCAAATGAATGTGATTGATATCTTTCCATTGAGCGTAGATACCGTAGACAATGAAACTGATGTAAAAAAAGCGTATGCTTTTACTTGTAACGCATTGGAGTTCTTAAAAGTTCTCACAAAAGAAGATGGTTCATTGCGCCGATCTCTATTTAATGATAATGTTCGTGATTACTTAGGAGACAGCAAAAATGTCAATGGTGAAATAGAAAAGACGATAACAGAAAACCCTGAAATGTTTCTACTTTGCAACAATGGAATTACGATAGTATGTACGGATTTTGAACAGGTTCGGGATAAGCTGGTAAAAATAGAAAATCCTCAAATTGTCAATGGTTGTCAAACAAGTAACTCATTATTCAACCAAAGAGATACCTTAAATATTCACAAAGTCAAACTTCTTGTCAGACTTATATCCACAGAAAATCCTGGTATATCAAACCAGATTGTGAGAGGAACCAATAAACAGAATCAAGTTCTGGAAGAAGCTTTTGAGACAACCCGAGGTTTTCATCAGGATACATTAGAACCTTTCTTTCTTGCCTTTGAAAATAATGTAAAAATTTATTACGAAAGACGAGCTAAACAATACAATGAAGATCCCTTGATCAAAAAAACTCAAATCGTAAATTTGAGAATATTAACTCAAACATTTGTTAGTATTTTTCTTGATTCTCCTCATGATGGACACAGGCACGAATCGATACTTCTAAAAGACTATGCAGAACCAAGAGATTCAAGAAAGATTTTTATAGAAGAGCATAGTCCTTATCCTTACTACATCTGCGCTTTGATTTGGTATATGTTTGAAAAATATTTTCAGGAAGAGAGAATCAACAGAGACTATAAAAAGTATAAAGCTCACCTTTATTTAATATTTAGGATGAGTGTAGGAGAGTTTCCACCAAAACTCACAAAGTCAAAACAGATAGAGGATTACTGTAGTAAGCTTCTTCATATTTTGAAAGAAGAGCAATTCGCAGAAAGACTAGAAAGAGTATTGAGTGTCTTTGATGCAACACAAAGGTTGTGGATCGGAAAGGGGAAAAGCCGTGACTCGATAAAGGATAGGAAGGGATTCACTGATTTAATGCTTGAGCAGGCTCGTGAGAATTTTATTTCTCGTGAGTATTTGACTAAAGGGAAAGCTTTACAAGACGAAAAAGACGACAAGGTAATTTACGAAGGAATTGTTCTTAACATTATACCAAAGAATGATTTTTGGTTTGGTTTCATCAAAAACGTAAATCGTTATGAAGATGAAGATAATGTATATTTTGACAATCGTGGCTATGGAGGAGATGTGAAAGATTTATCTCCTAATACTCCAGTTCGTTTTGAAAGAGGAACTAATCCTAAAGGGTATTTTGGGATCAATGTTCAACGAATTAATTGATCAATAGTTCGGACAGTTTTTGATTGCCAACCGTAGAATAAGGATTTGATGGCGATTGGCAATCTAGCTGCCAAGGTAGAATCACGATTTCAGACTACGAGCGAAAAACTGTCCGGACTAATGACTAATGACTCTGCTTTAAATTATCACGCTGGCGAATTAATTCCGGGCCGCGAGAAGTCCCCAAACGAGTTGCACCAGCCACGATCAAATCTATAGCTTGTTCATGAGTGCGAATTCCTCCGGCCGCTTTAATACCAACCCTTCCCTTAGTAAATTCCTTCAGCAGGCGCACATCTTCAACAGTCGCCCCACCAAAAAAGCCCGTATTAGTTTTGATGTAAGCGGCGCCAGCTTCCATGCAAAGCTCAGCCGCTAATTGTTTTTCCTCATCCGAAAGCATCGAGCATTCGATAATCGCTTTGATAGTTAGTCCAGTTTCTTCGCAAATTTCTGCCAATTCCCGATGAAATTCATCGCTTTTTCCGGCTTTCAACAATCCTAAATTGACGCAGACATCTAACTCAACGGCTCCATTGTCTGCCGCTTCTAGGGCTTCGTAGAGTTTTACTGCTGATGTGGTTGCTCCTGTGGGAAAACCTATCACTGTCGAGACTTTTGGCTTTCTACCGTGCAAGAGACTTACCGCTTGTCGGACGTAGGCGGGATACACGCAAACTGTGGCAAACCCAAATCTTTCCGCTTGTTGGCAGCAGTTTTCTACTTCCTCTGGCGTGGCGCTTGGGTCGATCAGGGCGTGATCGATATAGGGGGCAATATCGATATCTGACCCTTTTGCAGCCATTGCTGTTTTTTCTCCGAAGTAACTACTTCCTTATTATGTAGCGAATTTACCAATTTTTGAATTGGCTTCTGGTCTCAGTGGGTACAAATACTCAATTTGCTGGCAAAAACTCTGAGGAAAATTTGTTCACCTAATAAATTAAAAAAAAAATAGATATTGGTATCTGTCTTTAGATACATTTTTAATCTTTCTTTAGGTATACTTTGTTAAAAGGAGTTGCAGCAGAACCTGCCTCAGCTACCCTAGGGCAGAGCCTGGTAGCCGTCACTGTTTTTACTCCGAGTAGTGCTTTAAAAACATAACAGCCAGTGCCAAGCATGAATCATTTAGAACTCGAACAAGAAATTGGGAAGATGGCTAGAGCGATGATGACTCGCAACAGCTTAATTGGTAAAGATTTGATTGCCGATCTCAGAGGACGGTTGTCAACAGACAGTGTAGCTGCTTTGATGATTGTCAGTATTGAACGCTTGATTTGGTCTGACTGCGAGTCGGTGATCTGGAGTTTGAGCTATTTGATTCCTGCTGACGTAATGGAAGAAATTCGCCGGATTACGGCGCTGGTTGTTTGCAAGCGGTTGATGGGCAAAGGTTTTGTGCTGGGACAGGATTTTAGTATTGATGCTTCAGGCAGGTTGCTGTTGAGCGATACTGCTCAGACAGCGGTTGTGGTTGCTTGAATTTGCTAAGCAGAAGTTGGAGCTATTGGCATTACGAGATTTGCACTCTTAGTGTAACTGCAAACCTAATTCCGGATGCGGTATATAGTTGCGTGACTCGCGCCAGTCAGAGATTTGCAGCAGCTCCAACCCGCGATACGTGCGGTTAGCTGAAAGAGCATTTCACGAAA
Coding sequences within:
- a CDS encoding AIPR family protein; the encoded protein is MEPILKAHFNNFKKKFEIDAIPTSSDKDGAAFEKFVNYVLFSMDYPEIFTADAELLDFVGVGGSNDTGIDGIGIKVNDRLVRNTDEVTEIALASKKINVEFFFIQSKMKNKFEKTELNTFGTGVKVFFSDPALPENARIREFREIKDFIYSDEAVVRKLDKNPSLFLYYVSTGSEPTEDNFLGNQKFLTQELEKIQYFESVEVKVVGGKQLIKFCRELENKFDVQMNVIDIFPLSVDTVDNETDVKKAYAFTCNALEFLKVLTKEDGSLRRSLFNDNVRDYLGDSKNVNGEIEKTITENPEMFLLCNNGITIVCTDFEQVRDKLVKIENPQIVNGCQTSNSLFNQRDTLNIHKVKLLVRLISTENPGISNQIVRGTNKQNQVLEEAFETTRGFHQDTLEPFFLAFENNVKIYYERRAKQYNEDPLIKKTQIVNLRILTQTFVSIFLDSPHDGHRHESILLKDYAEPRDSRKIFIEEHSPYPYYICALIWYMFEKYFQEERINRDYKKYKAHLYLIFRMSVGEFPPKLTKSKQIEDYCSKLLHILKEEQFAERLERVLSVFDATQRLWIGKGKSRDSIKDRKGFTDLMLEQARENFISREYLTKGKALQDEKDDKVIYEGIVLNIIPKNDFWFGFIKNVNRYEDEDNVYFDNRGYGGDVKDLSPNTPVRFERGTNPKGYFGINVQRIN
- the deoC gene encoding deoxyribose-phosphate aldolase gives rise to the protein MAAKGSDIDIAPYIDHALIDPSATPEEVENCCQQAERFGFATVCVYPAYVRQAVSLLHGRKPKVSTVIGFPTGATTSAVKLYEALEAADNGAVELDVCVNLGLLKAGKSDEFHRELAEICEETGLTIKAIIECSMLSDEEKQLAAELCMEAGAAYIKTNTGFFGGATVEDVRLLKEFTKGRVGIKAAGGIRTHEQAIDLIVAGATRLGTSRGPELIRQRDNLKQSH